The DNA region AGAAGCCTTTGTCTTTCGTAACCGCGTACCCGGAAGAACTGACGACCGCGGCCGACAGTCTCGGAGGTACCGGCTCCGCACTCGCCTCCCTGAACGCTGCCGCGCAGGGGCCGATCACCGGTGTGGTTCCGCCGTCCAGCGACGACGTATCGGCCCTGACCGCGGCGAAGTTCGCCGCGCACGGACTGCTCTACGAGCAGATCAGTGCACAGGCCACCGCCATCCACGAGATGTTCGTCGCCGCTCTCGCCGGCAGCGCGAC from Mycolicibacter sp. MU0083 includes:
- a CDS encoding PE family protein: MSFVTAYPEELTTAADSLGGTGSALASLNAAAQGPITGVVPPSSDDVSALTAAKFAAHGLLYEQISAQATAIHEMFVAALAGSATSYAAAEAANAAAAG